The window ttgggtttatctgtgaatttagaagtaggagcgacagtcagcgccatctataagccaaacaacgagtgtgaaaacactcttatgcgcatgtttggcgtcacgtagcacatgaacctaatatgagcgggcagctgattaattgtccctcttatacaacctaaacacaccaagtctgccagtacgagaccctcgttcaacctaataagcccttaggtatacacttctttcccttatatatatatatatatatatatatatatatatatatatatatataaatatatatatatatatatatatatatatatatatatatatatatatatatataaatatatatatatatatatatatatatatatatatatatatatatatatatatatatatatatatatatatatatatatatatatatatatagaaaacacACGTCGAAAAATACAAAgatttctttacgtttcggccgtgggaccggccttcgtctgaataacagatgtaacagtggtgcaacagcatATAAGAGCATACGTTTCGTTTGCAATAATCAAGCTTCGGAGTGCTTTATCAAAACAGAAATACCCTTCCAAGATGATAGATGACGCCATTAAAAGGGCAAGTAATCAGGACCGCAAAACGCTTTTAAGCACCAACAGACGGTCTTCTCCTGCACTAACCTTGTTCTAACATTTTCCGCGCCTGCGCAACACGTAAATGTCGTTTTAGGAAAGCATCATAACATACTTCTACAAATCGAACGACTTAAATCGATTTTCCTAAAACCACCGCGTGTGACGTACAGAAGAGCGCAAAATCTGCGTGACCTACTCATGTCGTCAAAAAGCGTACGCAGTAAACCTACTGGCTGCCGTTTTTGCAACAAACCTCGTTGCAAAGTCTGCATGCATATGACCACTTCACTTATCGCAAACCGCACCGCATCTAACTTCAGTGTGAAAATGAACGGTGACTATAACTGTGACACGCGTAATGTAGTTTACCTCCTGGAATGCTCGATCTGTGGAATGCAGTACGtaggcgaaaccgaaacaccctttCTATATCGGTTTAACAATCACAAGGCTCATATCTCTTCACTTCCTCGCCTTCCAATATCAAAGCATGCTAACGCAATGAGCCACTCATTTGACAACATTAGAGCCACGATTCTGGAGCCTGGCTTCCAAACGCATCATGACAAGGAAGTGtgcgaatcatttctcatctttTAGCTGAATACAATCGCAGGCGGGTTAAATGAGAGTACGGGGAAACTTAGCGTATTCCATCAGTGACCGCTGATGATGTTATGGCTTGTACGAGCTGCAATCCTTGTGCACGTGTCGTGACTTGTTAATTGATTGCTTATAAGTAGGATGTGATATGGGGGCCCCCATATAGATTTCATGTCTGATTGTTGCACTTccttttatgatgtttgcactcaagtgattattgcaagcgaaacgtatgcgcttatatactgttgcaccactgttacatctgttattctgacgaaggccggtcccacggccgaaacgtaaagaaacctttccgtttttcgacgtatgtcttctttttattcatactatttaccggcgtccaagaatttatttcctgcatttatatatatatatatatatatatatatatatatatatatatatatatatatatatatatatatatatatatatatatatatatatatatatatatatattgtaaagcagaggaagtactccggcgcagaggcagcagcatcgagtgtgcagcagcggctcgagctcggaaattgcggctggtgcatcgccttccaagccttccaagcatcaaccttcctgcttaataaatctcctttataattggtggagacgtgccgggtaccgtcccttacaccttcccgctaccatcctggaactccgttctcgacggctaccttctgctatgccggacgccgatcagcagacgcttccatctcttccggccacctgtccaggcagtgttcctcagcgggagcctccaatcttcagtggaacagatgacaacgacgttgaagagtggctctcgactttcgaacgggtgagcgctttaaacagatagacggacgcggacaagttgacacgcgtttcgttctatctcgcgggtgtagccagcctttggcttagaaaccaccaggcagacgtccaaacgtggccgcaatttaaaacgtcgattgtagcagtcttagatcgacctgccgtccgaaaacttcgtgccgagcaacgtttacgcacacgcgcgcaagaaacgggtgaaaccttcacaagttacatagaggacgtcgtcgatttgtgcagacgcgtgaacgccgaaatgacggaagctgaaaaatgtaagcacatcctcaaagggattgacgacgacgcttttcaaatgctcttggcgaaaagcccgacgactgttaacgacgtaattagcctctgccaaagctacgatgaattgcggaagcagcgagctctgacaagacgtcctccagcgcacgatttggcatcgctgtctagtgtgatcagtggtcatgaccacgcgtcactaatggccgaaataaaagcatttgtccgcgaagaagttgcacgacagctttccttggtgcctttcacaccagaagctaccatgactgtaccatcgtctctacgtgacgtcattcaaggagaggtcgccgaagccttaccagctgctcgcgagcctaatcttgtggctgctcctctcacctacgccgcggctgcagccatgccaactcacAAGGCGCCTGcacctccgttccagcctcgcgcgagctatcccccagctccagttcactggaccggcactaacaccgccaacccgtggcgcaccctcgataatcgcccgatatgttacgcttgtcgataccccggacacgtcgcaaggtattgtcgccgccggacgcatatcaccaatgaaaaccgccgtgagcctttcttcccgcttgactccaaggcgcgatacggttcctccattccaatgccagcccgctaccaggacgaccaccgccctcggccgggacgtcttcgctcgccctctccacgccgccgctcgccttctcctatgcgtcgacggcccgcacctaacgaggaggaaaactagacgacgcagttcctgaggcaagaactgcgcaagtttcggtttgcccaagtcctcatttgtcacctaccaatgttattgatgtgttcgtcgaaaatatccctactgtcgttcttgtagataccggtgcagctgtttctgttatagatgctggattttgccgctcaattcgtaaggtaacgacgcctttctccggattatcgcttcgcacagccagtgctcaacctgttcaaccaaccgcagtatgtacagcccgcgtgacaattcaggacgttctgtatacgatagagttcgtggttctttcatcatgctcccataatattattttgggatgggactttttgtcgcgtcataacgccgtaatcgactgtgctagggctgaggtcgaattttgctcactggatgaccaagcgtccgtcgacacccagtttgccgctaaacttgtcgttagcgatgacacctacatccctccatgctcttttgcgttcgtgccagtttcatgcagcgccatatccgacggcacggtcttcttcacaccatctcgaatattcgtcgcccgaagagctctccccctgccttttgctgctctcgatcttgtagaagggtcaaccacaatgccaatttataatcatgagtcgtcgtctttatcccaactttgtcgcgagtgccttggccacgtcgagacaatcagttcttccagaattatatccgtccccgatgaggtgccttctacctccgtctgtgaacttgctgtcgtctcagcgcctgactcaacgtcggcaaacatatttcaaccattcatcgctgcagatttgacatcttcgcagcgttcacaactcctcaccattcttgagagctaccgccactctttcgacgttgaacaaacatctctcggccgtgccttagcagtagaacaccacatcgacactgggtcccactcaccgctgcgacaacgaccgtatcgcgtgtccgctacagaacgccgcgtcattgctgaccaagtagacgacatgcttcgcagaggcgtcattcgaccttcacagagcccatgggcgtctccggtggttctcgtcaaaaagaaagacggttctattcgtttctgtgtcgatttccggcgattgaacaagatcacgctgaaagatgtctatccactaccgcgcattgacgatgctttggacagtttgcagggtgccgagttcttttcctcgttagacttgcggtcaggctactggcaggtgcctatggcggaggccgatcgccccaaaaccgcttttgtcacgccagacggcttatatgaattcaccgtcatgcccttcggactttgcaatgcacctgtaacgttcgaacgaatgatggacaacatcctgcgtggactaaaatggaagatatgcttgtgttacctcgatgatatcgtggtcttcgcccctaactttgacacacacttacgtcgccttcagcacgtccttacttgcttaactaacgccggtttgcaattaaacctcaaaaaatgtcgatttgccatgcgtcaactgaacattttgggccacgttgtttccaaggaaagcatcctcccggatcccgagaaattgcgagctgttacggcgtttcctaaacctgccaccatcaaagaacttcgaagtttcatcagcttgtgttcgtatttccggcgattcgtctgaaacttcgcgtctattatatcacctctcacgcaacttctcagcagctgtaaagacctcttatcgtggtcccctgcctgcgacgaggctttcaccaccttgcgacggcttctcacgacgccacccattctacgccatttcgatcctgaagctccaactgaaatccacaccgacgccagtggtgtaggcctgggtgctgtgctcgcacagcgtaaaccggaacatcaggaatacgtcgtggcatacgctagtcgcacacttaccaaggctgagagcaactacagcgtcacagaaaaggagtgcttggccattgtgtgggcccttggaaagtttcgcccatatctatatggtcgttcttttgatgtcgtgaccgaccaccacgcgctgtgctggctttcgacgttaaaagacccatctggccgcctcgctcgctgggcgttgaaaattcaagattacgacatacgcgtggtttatcggtcaggacggaagcatgctgacgccgacgccctttcccgttccccccctgtcccagaatgccacagctgactccgcttgcgattccacattgtcatcgcttgactttgacaccattgctatcgaacaacgcaatgacccgtggactgcgtctctcctcaatcatctctccgacacttctgaactcccaaagacgcgaacgcttcggcgccaagttccacacttctcgatacttgacacgcttctctatcgacgtaactacgcaccagagggacgcaagtggctgctcgtcgttccacgaaccctgaggtcgcagatttgttcctcttttcacgctgacccacaatgtggccacgcaggagtcttcaagacctacgaaaggcttcgacatcgctactactggcgtggcatgtataccttcgtccgcaacttcgtccgctcttgtgccgaatgtcagcgccgaaaatctccaccacacgcctccgccggtgaactgcagcctttaccatgcccttcccgacccttcgaacgggttggaatagatatttatgggccactttcattgactccgactggcaacaggtggataatagttgctatcgaccacctaacgcgctatgctgagaccgctgctcttaaaacggctacagcacaggaggttgccactttcctactgcttcattttgtgttgcgtcatggaggccctcaagaactcctcagtgaccgcggccgcgccgtcttgtccgaggtcattgaacaattgctcgctgagtgtgctattgtacatcgcacatgtaccgcttaccacccacaaaaaccaatggggctaccgagcgctttaatcgtactctcggtgacatgctatccatgtatgtgacgcctgaccactctaactgggacttagttctcccattcattacatacgcctataatacggcaacgcaagcgacaacaggcttctcccctttttacctcctctacggccgtcacccctcccacacaattgacaccattttgccctatcgaccagacgcgtctgTTAGCGTCCCCTATCCCGCTTTTGGTAAAATTTAGGGTGTCGCCGTTATGgccgtaaaaaggtgaaaattgatAGAAGACGCAACACACGACTCACGCACTGTTAGGAAAATAGAAACAAAACAACGCTGTATTTAATTAAGAAAACTAGGTTACATAGTACTCGCGCAACTGTTCAATTCCGCACATCGCACAACGCACAACCGCTCAAGTCGCTCGCAATTCGCAGACTCTTGTTCGCTCGCCGTTCTCGCTGCGTCTCTGGCTCTTCCCgcgctttctcgttttcttctctcgaccacagatccgagtacacatacgcgcacgctgacacaaacgcgcacgcgccacacacacacacacacacacacacgcacgtgcacaaatTGTTCCACGAAGTCAGTGGTAGAGGTtcgtcgcttagccattcggggaaacagagtcgaacgtcccacaggccacggatgcacaaagggacatgtttctctcttcttgcacccgaactggcaaggtgcattaaagcgggccgccgcctttgtgctgaccCGGCGCCCGCAGGTCTGGAAGGCTCGCCGATCGCTGCTGCCCGTAAACAAGGAAGACGGCCCCCTCGAGTGACCAACGGACACTCGCACGGCacaacacacgcaaaaagaaagaaataaaacaataCTTAGAAAATTTGAGGCAGTCGCGTACACTCGGTCGTCCTGACAGTCATTAACGTCCTCGTTAATGGAAAAAAATCATAAACAAACCCACACGCCAATACACAAACAGAATTGTTTCCTTCGTcgaagaagacaagaaaaaaaaacaactgtttcAGTACGCACAGTTCACTCGGTAAATCCCGGCACGCACTGAAGTTCTCAACAGACGCCAACGCAACTATGGCGCACTCGCATAGGGATGGGTCTTGGCGCAGCTACGCGCCGAACGTCTCAGTCGCTGCACCTCACATTCGGGGGCGTCCGACTCCTCCGCAGACTCTCCGTCGTCATCAAGGTGTGAATGCGGATTGGTCGTTGtccagcacttcaactgcgacacGTGCGCAGTTGTCGCGAAGCGGCTCGCCCTTGTTTCGTCAAGGTCGGCAACTCGATACGTGTCAGCTGGCAACACTGCCGTGATTACAAGGGGGCCCCTATATTTTGGCTGGGCTTTGGCAGGCCTTCCCGTCTGTTCTGGAGCCCTCGTCATGAAGATCACGTCACCGACACTGTACATTTTAGCCGGGAAGTGGCGCTTGTCGTAagcgaccttcatcttcttctgctcgCTCACGAGGCGCTGCCGTACACGTTCACGCAGCCCGCCGGGCTCCTCCCACTCTGACGCTTTAGATTCAACCAAGCGCTTCAGTGCCACGCTGTGAAATTCCGGTCGATAACCGTGTAACGTCTCGAAGGGAGTCTTCCCGGTCGTCTTGTTTACAGCGTTGTTCAAGCTGCACTCTGTCTCACTGAGCTTTTCGTCCCAATCTCGCTGCTCTGTATCGACCATCGATGTAGTAATGGCTGGGCTCGCATACTCGGAATGTGTCTCAGTTCCGATTCCCTCTCTTTTCTGCTCTCCGACGATGTCACGTATGGCCTCTCGCTTTGCTGCATTCGTGCGGTAGGGCCGAACAGCCACGGGAGCGCTACCAGGTATCTCCTGTATGTCCATCGAAAGGGCAGATGTGCAGCCATGTTCGCTGAGATTGGCGGCGAAACAATCCCGGTACTCATTTAGGAGGCACGCGAGCTCACGACGCTGCTCCTCTGTTACGGAGGGGTCAATTTTAATTTCCTCGCACCAAATCGGCCGTCGCGCCTCCGTAACCAAAATTTGTTCTGGCTTCGCCGCGCTGCACTTCTCTCTGCACTCATTTATTTCCTTCATCTCGCAACCCGGGATGTCCACCTCTGTCGCGTGGCCAAGTCTTTCTCCCTTACGTAGAACCACGTCATCATTTCCGCTCGTAAACACCGGCACAGTAACCTCTCCGTCCTCCATGTCAACAAGAATTTCGCACCCACAGTTGTTGAATAGCACTGCACCAGTGACGTTAGACTGCGATGACAGTCTCACCCAATTTATAACATTGGCCTGCAGTGGGGTCTCTTCAGCAGTTTTCAAACGTAATTTCGGACATGAAACGAAGGGTTCGAGATGTGAAAATGGGCACTCGTCTCTATGCCAGAATTGCAAGCTGTCGCCCAGCTTAGCGTAGGTCACATATGGCAGCTCGGTAAACGTGCGACCGACAAGCAAATCGACCGACAGGGCCTCGTCGGCTACAACAAGTATCTGTATATTCTTGCCAACGACGCCATCTATCAGCAAGTCGGCCCGGCACCTGCCAATCGCACGAGCAGCTGGAACTCCCTGGCTGCCGAAACCATACAGAGCTGTCGCATCTTCCAGCACTTCCGCTCCACACCGCACCGCCGCTGATTCGCGCAGTAAGCAACCGGAACTGCCTGTGTCTATCATGCCAATCAAAGTCTCATTGCCATTCCATTTAACGTGCTTCAAAAGCACGCCAGGGTCAATTTTCTCTCCAGACACAGCGTTCGTCTCATTTTTGGGGCCTTTTGCTTGGCAGTGTTTTTGGGTATGCCCAGTCCTCCCACATTTTAGACATTTTTCTATTCGTCTTTCCTCTGGGCAATCCCGCGAAATGTGTCCGAATTTGAAACAATTATAACATTTTCGCTCACCGTTCTGATTTGTGATAGGTGGTCGCTGCTCCCGCCTGTCGTACCCGGACGCACCCTGCAGCGGTGCCTTGGGTGCAGGTTGCATACGAGGTGCATCGCTCGTCGCTCTTCGCTCAGCCGCTGTCCCGAAGCGTTCCCGTCGCTCACGGTCGATCCGCTCAAATTCCTGAATGTCGTGCAACAGGTCATCCGCGTCTTCGTGCGACCTTCCGAGAAGCATTGTGCATAACTCCCGTGATCGCAGACCGGTCAGCACCTGCTCCCTCGTATCACAGAAATCTAAGTGCGCCTCTCTGCAAAGGCGCACCTTCTCGTGGAAGTACGCAGCCGTGTTCTCATTTCGCTGCTGCATTCGCTCTTGCATACGCCTCCATCGCTCCGCCGCCCGTGTCTGGCTGTAGAAAGTCCGCCCGAACATCCGCTCGAAATCGTCCCACGATGAAATTTCGGCAGCTCTCGAACGGTACCAATCCTTTGCGGCGCCGACCAGGTGACACTTGGCAGTTTCGAGCAGGAATGGCGTTGGCCACCGGTGAAGCGTAGCCGTCTGGCGCAAACCTTCCATCCATTCCCGGGCTGCTGACGCGCAACCATCACCGGAAAAGTCTGGAATATTTCTGCTCAAATCGGGCATCACCTGAAACGTGTTGATGGCCGCCTGGTGTGGAGCCCCCGATGACTCCGGCtgaggcagccgccgcagcaggtccGCCAACAAGCGGTCTTTCTCGCGCAAAGCGTCGAAAAGTTCCCGCTTGGTGAGCCCAGCACAGTCGTCGTCATCACGGTGACCACTCTCCTCCGGCGATGATCCGTCCAGCATGGCTGATGTTAGCTCTCTGGAAGTGCCCGCTCACTGGAAGTCCACCATCGCTTTGTTCTCGCACTGACGCAATCGCACTCCTCGCTAAGGTTTTTCAAACTCGTTCCGAACGTTTTCTAAAATcggtcaaatcccacttctgatgaatgttagcgtcctctatcccgcttttggtaaaatttagggtgtcgccgttatggccgtaaaaaggtgaaaattgatAGAAGACGCAACACACGACTCACGCACTGTTAGGAAAATAGAAACAAAACAACGCTGTATTTAATTAAGAAAACTAGGTTACATAGTACTCGCGCAACTGTTCAATTCCGCACATCGCACAACGCACAACCGCTCAAGTCGCTCGCAATTCGCAGACTCTTGTTCGCTCGCCGTTCTCGCTGCGTCTCTGGCTCTTCCCgcgctttctcgttttcttctctcgaccacagatccgagtacacatacgcgcacgctgacacaaacgcgcacgcgccacacacacacacacacacacacgcacgtgcacaaatTGTTCCACGAAGTCAGTGGTAGAGGTtcgtcgcttagccattcggggaaacagagtcgaacgtcccacaggccacggatgcacaaagggacatgtttctctcttcttgcacccgaactggcaaggtgcattaaagcgggccgccgcctttgtgctgaccCGGCGCCCGCAGGTCTGGAAGGCTCGCCGATCGCTGCTGCCCGTAAACAAGGAAGACGGCCCCCTCGAGTGACCAACGGACACTCGCACGGCacaacacacgcaaaaagaaagaaataaaacaataCTTAGAAAATTTGAGGCAGTCGCGTAcacgtccgagtgcctaccgatcttggacgccgccagacacgcagaagaatgccgccagttagctcgtcgctttacctgcgatgaccaaaacaggcaaaaagcaattcgtgatgcccagacctcaactcccgtttttcttccgggttctcttgtatggctgtcagtgccgcagcgcacacctgggctctcttccaaacttctgccaaagtacgatgggccatatcgcattgtcgaacaaacttcgccagtaaactacctcattgagcctcttacgccaccatcagacttgcgacgtcgcaaccgcgaggttgtacacgtccagaggctcaagcaatactaaggttcaacgccgcctgcccaggactaagtcgccaggatggctccttttttctccgtggggccattgtaaagaagaggaagtactccggcgcagaggcagcagcatcgagtgtgcagcagcggctcgagctcggaaattgcggctggtgcatcgccttccaagccttccaagcaccaacctttctgcttaataaatctcctttataatatatatatatgtatatatatatatatatatatattgtgagcgctgattgtgttgctcatcattttcactttcacctgcgcatacaaagcaccgtgatcatcatcatcggagcggctcgctgcttgttcggttgctggctcgcgcgtctgggttgacaataaaacggtcgctccttcgtacctgacgtcgtctcacaagtggtggaggtgctgtgattcccaagtcctcgtgcactaccggtcacccctggagctccgatcaggtcgacggctgtgcttgccaacagtgatggcgcaaaacgacccaccccctaccgccttcttcgcaccacccgctcagcctgctgggcctcaccacaccgtgagtacctcgcaacgagaccctccagtgttttctggccttcgcggtgaggacgtagaagaatggctggacagttacgaccgtaccagtgcttgcaattactgggatgaggcacataagctgcgctatgtacccttttatctgaaggaggttgctaagacgtggtatcataaccacgaacgcgactttcctgattggtcagcattcacggtgcagctgcgtcaaatattcggcacttctacaggacgctctgaggtagctaaacagaagctcgctacccgcatccaggggcctgacgaatcgtacacatcgtacattgaagacgttctggccctctgccgccgcgcccaaaaggacatgccggaggccgatcgtattcggcaagtaatgaaaggcatcaactccgtcgcctttaatgctcttgtcatgcagagcccgacaacagttcaggacattattaccacctgccagcgcctggacgcactttactcaatgcgccttccacacgcctcctatgacactcgtcttactggcgagcatgagctgcgagctctaattcgcaccatagtgagagaggaacttcacagccttgttcctgccagcgcaccgacttcacctgcccgctcaccccctcctaacctgcgggaaattataaaggacgaattggcgtcgatgacgagcgtcgcacgtgccccgcctcctgtgcccttacatgtgcctacgtatgccgaagtcgtgtcacggcctcctccacctactccacctgtaactacggacgtcgtatacgaccatttggctgcgatggcagccaaggcaccaccacaaccacacttccctgcctggcgccctacgcgccccgtctgttactactgtggcataagaggacatatctcccgcttttgccgtcggcgccagcaagatgaacgacgaggttattcttcgtacgagagtgaccgggctgcgaggtctgacccctacgttccaggaacctacattccctcgtcacgacgttcgccttcgcctcctttgtcccacggtgaacctcgttcttcccgctcaccccgccgtcgttcaccatcgcccttccgccgtactacttcgcctttacgttctgccctgatgcccctcgacagccactcggaaaactagcagctgcagtttttggaggagaaactgcctgtcgtcgaattgtcccaattcctcctgcgcgccctgcaaatttactaactgtttgtgtagaaggcatttcggttgacgcactcgtggacactggagcagccatttcggtcattgatcgcgaactatgtcatcgtctacgaaaagtgcaaactccatatgttggtccggtgttatgtggtgctaatgaaaatagaatttaccctattggacaatgcactgttcgtgttctgatcgacggaattcgtcaccatatacaattggctgtgctttcttcatgtgctcatccgattatattgggctgggacttcctgtcagccgcttccgctgtcatttcgtgtggtccgcccgttattcgcattacggacactgaaaattctagtgcttacgatttttcgtcgcctcaccttgttgcagctgcagactttgtactgcccccggcccaagaacgtatcctcaccattagatccagcgataccattgacggtgacgcagtggttgtccccgatcagcgctgcattttccgaggaatcgccatcgcatgttgtctagtgcggttttcgcgtggtcatgccagtctcaccgcctacaacacgacaacagagccacaactactgccagaggggtccactgttgccagccttatcgacatagcaccggtatgtgtcgtcactgtatcgtctccgccgtcagtcgctaagtgtacgccaccaggaggctcatctaatgcgcttaaagccactttgagtccatatctcactccaacgcaaactaatgacttaatggcccttttaacaaaacacaagacttgttttgacgtttgttcggatggcttaggtcaaactacggtgacctctcatcacatcgccacagacggttctcgtattatccgccgtcgc of the Rhipicephalus microplus isolate Deutch F79 unplaced genomic scaffold, USDA_Rmic scaffold_12, whole genome shotgun sequence genome contains:
- the LOC142783767 gene encoding uncharacterized protein LOC142783767 gives rise to the protein MLDGSSPEESGHRDDDDCAGLTKRELFDALREKDRLLADLLRRLPQPESSGAPHQAAINTFQVMPDLSRNIPDFSGDGCASAAREWMEGLRQTATLHRWPTPFLLETAKCHLVGAAKDWYRSRAAEISSWDDFERMFGRTFYSQTRAAERWRRMQERMQQRNENTAAYFHEKVRLCREAHLDFCDTREQVLTGLRSRELCTMLLGRSHEDADDLLHDIQEFERIDRERRERFGTAAERRATSDAPRMQPAPKAPLQGASGYDRREQRPPITNQNGERKCYNCFKFGHISRDCPEERRIEKCLKCGRTGHTQKHCQAKGPKNETNAVSGEKIDPGVLLKHVKWNGNETLIGMIDTGSSGCLLRESAAVRCGAEVLEDATALYGFGSQGVPAARAIGRCRADLLIDGVVGKNIQILVVADEALSVDLLVGRTFTELPYVTYAKLGDSLQFWHRDECPFSHLEPFVSCPKLRLKTAEETPLQANVINWVRLSSQSNVTGAVLFNNCGCEILVDMEDGEVTVPVFTSGNDDVVLRKGERLGHATEVDIPGCEMKEINECREKCSAAKPEQILVTEARRPIWCEEIKIDPSVTEEQRRELACLLNEYRDCFAANLSEHGCTSALSMDIQEIPGSAPVAVRPYRTNAAKREAIRDIVGEQKREGIGTETHSEYASPAITTSMVDTEQRDWDEKLSETECSLNNAVNKTTGKTPFETLHGYRPEFHSVALKRLVESKASEWEEPGGLRERVRQRLVSEQKKMKVAYDKRHFPAKMYSVGDVIFMTRAPEQTGRPAKAQPKYRGPLVITAVLPADTYRVADLDETRASRFATTAHVSQLKCWTTTNPHSHLDDDGESAEESDAPECEVQRLRRSARSCAKTHPYASAP